The Alnus glutinosa chromosome 1, dhAlnGlut1.1, whole genome shotgun sequence region TAACCTCGAATCACTAGATTTGTCTCATAATTCACTGACTGGTAGCATTCCTCCTGGCTTGTTTGAGCTCCGAAACCTCACAAAGCTGCTCCTGATTTCCAATGATATTTCCGGTTCAATACCACCAGAAATTGGTAATTGCAGCTCTCTTGTGAGGCTGCGGCTTGGGAACAACAGGATTGCTGGTGGGATTCCTAAGACAGTCGGTGGTCTCAGGAGCTTAAATTTTCTTGATCTGTCTGGAAATCGCCTTTCTGGGTCGGTGCCTGATGAGATTGGAAGTTGCATAGGCTTGCAAATGATAGACCTCAGCAACAACACTTTAGAAGGTCCCCTGCCTAATTCATTTTCATCTCTTTCCGGGCTCCAGGTCTTGGATGCTTCGTCCAATGGATTTACGGGTCATATTCCAGCAAGCTTGGGTCGTCTTGTTTCATTAAGCAAGCTCATTCTAAGCAGGAATTCGCTCTCTGGCTCGATTCCTCCATCTCTTGGACTCTGTTCTAGCCTGCAATTGCTTGATCTTAGCAGCAATGAACTCATGGGAAGCATTCCCATGGAACTGTGTCAGATTGAAGCTCTTGAAATCGCTCTCAATCTCAGTTGCAATGGACTCACAGGACCAATTCCAGCTCAAATATCTGCACTCAACAAGCTTTCCATCCTAGACCTTTCTCATAACAAGCTAGAGGGGGATTTGAGTCCACTTGCTAGGCTTGATAATCTTGTTTTGCTCAATATCTCATACAACAGCTTCAACGGTTTTCTTCCCGACAACAAGCTCTTTCGGCAGCTATCACCAATGGATCTAGCTGGAAACCAAGACCTCTGTTCTTCAAGCCATGACTCATGTTTTTTGACTGATGCTGGCAGGGCAGGACTAAGAAGAAATGAGAATAATGTCAGGCGGTCATGGAAACTTAAATTAGCACTTGCTCTGCTGATCACCGTGACAGTGGCAATGCTGATTATGGGGATAATTGCAGTCATAAGGGCACGAAGAACCATCAGAGACAACGATGACTCGGAATTGGGGGACTTATGGCCATGGCAATTCACTCCATTCCAGAAACTAAATTTCTCTGTGGAGCAAATACTGAGATGCTTAGTAGATGCTAATGTGATCGGAAAAGGGTGTTCCGGGGTCGTTTATCGAGCTGATATGGACAATGGTGAAGTGATTGCAGTGAAGAAACTCTGGCCATCAACAACTGCTGGAGTCAATGGATGTAATGATGATAAATGTGGAGTTCGTGATTCCTTCTCAACGGAGGTGAAAACCCTCGGCTCGATCCGTCATAAGAACATTGTTAGGTTCTTGGGGTGTTGCTGGAATCGAAACACAAGGCTGCTCATGTACGATTATATGCCTAATGGAAGCTTGGGAAGTCTACTCCATGAGAGGACAGGAAATGCCTTGGAATGGGAACTTAGGTACCAAATTTTGTTGGGGGCAGCACAAGGCCTTGCCTATTTACACCATGATTGTGTCCCTCCAATTGTTCATAGAGACATCAAGGCCAATAACATCCTCATCGGTCTTGAATTTGAGCCTTATATTGCTGATTTTGGCCTGGCCAAGCTTGTTGAGGATGGAGATTTTTTGCGGTCTTCGAATACAGTTGCTGGCTCCTATGGATATATTGCTCCTGGTGAGTCCTATTTCCACTTGCAATATCGTTGTAGATATCTTTGTTTCGACATTCAAATGATATTTGCCACATAAATTTCCCCTGAAAATTCTCTTTTAAGCATCTAGAAGTTACCATATTTGACTTACCCAAAAGTAAAGTTATCATCTTTGCAAACAGCAACATGAgatttcaaacaattttttaagaataatgctatttagtatactgttatacgactgtcatataaTTAGGATGATATGACACTAAAAATTAGCCTTTGGATCGGCAAGgacttttaagaaaaaagaatcaagaGCTCATTTTGACCGTCATATCTTCCTGGTCGTATGGCAATATGCTAAATAGTATTTCTCATTTCTGAATTGGCCGGTTTAAAGGCTGTTTGAAAAACACAAATGTAATGAAGTATTGGCAGTCTACAGCTaacttttattgttttcagagTATGGCTACATGATGAAGATCACAGAGAAGAGCGACGTTTACAGCTATGGCGTAGTGGTTTTGGAAGTCTTGACAGGAAAGCAACCAATTGACCCAACAATACCAGATGGGATCCATGTAGCCGATTGGGTTAGACAAAAGAGGGGAGGGATTGAGGTCCTTGATCCATGCCTTCTGTCTAGACCAGAATCAGAAACAGATGAAATGATGCAAGCATTAGGCATAGCATTGTTATGCGTAAACTCCTCCCCTGATGAAAGACCAACCATGAAAGATGTGGCAGCAATGCTTAAGGAGATTAAACATGAAAGAGAGGAGTACGCAAAGGTGGATGTGCTCCTCAAGGGATCTCCAGCAAACAATGTGCAAGAAAATAACTCTAATGGAGTTCCAGCTACTTCATCATCAAGATCTGCAATGCAAAACTTGCATCCAAAAAGCAATAACTCTAGCTTCTCAGCCTCCTCACTACTTTACTCGTCTTCCTCTAGTGCCAAAATTGGTTTTAAATGAtgaattaattatttagttGTAGCCAAGCATAATGGAAGTTTGTCACCTTGTGAGTTTCTTTAGTATTAAAACTCTTTGTTTCATCAGtgtaaagaggaaaaaaaattgatatttattataACTAAATGAAGATAAAGCCAACCGTTGCAAGTTTGGTTTTTGCACTCTTCTTAAATACATGCAGAAGAACTGCTGCTTTCTTACAATTTCCAAAGTTCCAATATACTGCATGCAACAATGCTAGATTATGTCCTGGACTCCTGATATAAGATGCTATGCTTGAACTTGACCCAAACCcatgaaagaaatgaaatgcTTAAGAATGCATAAAATTAGACCGAAGGAATTAAGGAAGCCATAATCTAGCATTGTTGTTTCTTTCTGTTAATACAGTTTTTGGTACGGCTTGGCAGGCGATGGGCTACCGGCAAAATAATAAGAATTAAGGCTACGACTTAAATTAGCATGTTTGTTTGAAGTGAAAATATAGCAATGAACTAAGGTTTTTG contains the following coding sequences:
- the LOC133872731 gene encoding LRR receptor-like serine/threonine-protein kinase RGI1 translates to MFCLFWCVFCAFLHSVVDKPSTTTSLSLSSNQESRNTASVYVCGRDREREREAAKPNNDANPRRKVWKLRQMSSMPSSRQSSSSSSSSSSSSSSSSSFFFLLFLITLLFTPACTANHEVSILSSWLHTSASPPSPSFSNWNILDANPCKWAFITCSPQGFVTEISIQYVQLELPLPSNLSSFRSLRKLVICGANLTGTIPAEIGDCNGLQTIDLSSNSLVGSIPASIGKLQNLEELSLNSNQLTGKIPFELCSCTRLKSLLLFDNRLGGSIPPEIGKLSSLEVLRAGGNKDLSGKIPDELGDCSNLTLLGLADSRVSGSLPASLGRLSKLQTLSIYTTMVSGEIPSDIGNCSELVNLFLYENSLSGSIPPELGKLQKLDQLMLWSNSLSGVIPEEIGNCSSLRMIDLSLNSVSGTIPITLGGLSELQEFMISDNNVSGSIPSNLSNATNLLQLQFDKNQISGLIPPELGMLSKLTVFFAWQNQLEGSIPSTLGSCSNLESLDLSHNSLTGSIPPGLFELRNLTKLLLISNDISGSIPPEIGNCSSLVRLRLGNNRIAGGIPKTVGGLRSLNFLDLSGNRLSGSVPDEIGSCIGLQMIDLSNNTLEGPLPNSFSSLSGLQVLDASSNGFTGHIPASLGRLVSLSKLILSRNSLSGSIPPSLGLCSSLQLLDLSSNELMGSIPMELCQIEALEIALNLSCNGLTGPIPAQISALNKLSILDLSHNKLEGDLSPLARLDNLVLLNISYNSFNGFLPDNKLFRQLSPMDLAGNQDLCSSSHDSCFLTDAGRAGLRRNENNVRRSWKLKLALALLITVTVAMLIMGIIAVIRARRTIRDNDDSELGDLWPWQFTPFQKLNFSVEQILRCLVDANVIGKGCSGVVYRADMDNGEVIAVKKLWPSTTAGVNGCNDDKCGVRDSFSTEVKTLGSIRHKNIVRFLGCCWNRNTRLLMYDYMPNGSLGSLLHERTGNALEWELRYQILLGAAQGLAYLHHDCVPPIVHRDIKANNILIGLEFEPYIADFGLAKLVEDGDFLRSSNTVAGSYGYIAPEYGYMMKITEKSDVYSYGVVVLEVLTGKQPIDPTIPDGIHVADWVRQKRGGIEVLDPCLLSRPESETDEMMQALGIALLCVNSSPDERPTMKDVAAMLKEIKHEREEYAKVDVLLKGSPANNVQENNSNGVPATSSSRSAMQNLHPKSNNSSFSASSLLYSSSSSAKIGFK